A window from Microbacterium ginsengiterrae encodes these proteins:
- a CDS encoding tryptophan-rich sensory protein, whose product MEKQDNGIARQVSVIAAASFMLISSVAVGGAFGGEGVADQQDGALTDQSTYLAPSGPAFAIWSVIYLGLIAYTIWQALPAQRHDDRQRATGWWVALSMVLNGLWLVAASFGPLWSTVLVIVLLLIVLARVIVLLGRSSARGWVERTVVDGANGLHFGWVTIATVVNITALLTDVAPEAWGQQADLWGILVLAAVLVIAVSSAWATGRIAPALASAWGLAWVAIGRLTDEPRSTPIAVAAIIVAVILLIAAVISSVRRLRGRSHPAVQKRR is encoded by the coding sequence ATGGAAAAGCAGGACAACGGCATCGCCCGGCAGGTCTCCGTCATCGCCGCGGCGTCCTTCATGCTCATCTCGTCCGTCGCGGTCGGGGGAGCGTTCGGCGGCGAAGGCGTCGCCGATCAGCAGGACGGAGCGCTGACGGATCAGTCGACGTACCTCGCCCCATCAGGGCCGGCGTTCGCGATCTGGTCCGTCATCTACCTCGGGCTCATCGCCTACACGATCTGGCAGGCGCTCCCCGCGCAGCGCCACGACGACCGTCAGCGTGCGACCGGGTGGTGGGTGGCCCTGTCGATGGTGCTCAACGGACTGTGGCTCGTCGCGGCGAGCTTCGGCCCGCTGTGGTCCACGGTGCTCGTGATCGTGCTGCTGCTCATCGTGCTCGCGAGGGTGATCGTGCTCCTCGGCCGGTCATCGGCGCGTGGATGGGTCGAACGCACCGTCGTCGACGGCGCCAACGGCCTGCACTTCGGGTGGGTCACCATCGCCACCGTGGTGAACATCACGGCGCTGCTCACCGACGTCGCGCCGGAGGCGTGGGGGCAGCAGGCTGATCTCTGGGGGATCCTCGTCCTCGCCGCGGTGCTCGTCATCGCGGTGAGCAGTGCGTGGGCGACGGGACGCATCGCGCCGGCTCTCGCGTCGGCGTGGGGACTCGCCTGGGTCGCGATCGGCCGTCTGACCGACGAGCCCCGAAGCACGCCGATCGCCGTGGCGGCCATCATCGTCGCCGTGATCCTGCTGATCGCCGCCGTCATCTCGTCCGTCCGGCGGCTTCGCGGGCGCTCTCACCCGGCCGTGCAGAAGCGCCGCTGA
- a CDS encoding ABC transporter ATP-binding protein, with amino-acid sequence MTDAHTLVADGVTLGYGDRIVVEGLDLSIAPGRITSIVGANGCGKSTLLRALARLLTPVSGEVLLDGASVHSRPTKEVARVLGLLPQAPIAPEGIAVADLVGRGRHPHQKVLARWTAHDYEVVADALEATGISDLADRSVDELSGGQRQRVWIAMALAQETDILLLDEPTTFLDVAHQVEVLDLLTDLSHARGTTIVMVLHDLNLAARYSDELVAMRHGKVHAIGAPEEVLTHTLVEEVFGMANQITTDPVSGKPMVTPIGRHHVR; translated from the coding sequence GTGACCGACGCGCACACACTGGTGGCCGATGGCGTCACCCTCGGGTACGGCGACCGCATCGTCGTCGAAGGACTCGACCTCTCCATCGCCCCCGGCAGGATCACCTCGATCGTCGGAGCGAACGGATGCGGCAAGTCGACGCTGCTGCGTGCGCTGGCCCGGCTGCTGACGCCGGTGTCCGGTGAGGTGCTCCTGGACGGCGCGTCGGTGCACTCCCGCCCGACGAAGGAGGTCGCCCGCGTGCTGGGCCTTCTCCCGCAGGCGCCGATCGCCCCGGAGGGGATCGCCGTGGCCGACCTCGTCGGCCGGGGGCGGCATCCGCATCAGAAGGTGCTCGCGCGCTGGACGGCGCACGACTACGAGGTCGTCGCCGACGCCCTCGAGGCGACCGGGATCAGCGACCTCGCCGACCGGAGCGTCGACGAACTCTCCGGCGGGCAGCGGCAGCGCGTCTGGATCGCGATGGCGCTCGCGCAGGAGACCGACATCCTTCTGCTCGACGAGCCGACCACGTTCCTCGACGTCGCCCATCAGGTCGAGGTCCTCGATCTGCTCACCGACCTCTCGCACGCCCGCGGCACCACCATCGTGATGGTGCTGCACGACCTCAATCTCGCCGCCAGGTACAGCGACGAGCTCGTGGCCATGCGCCACGGGAAGGTGCACGCCATCGGCGCACCCGAAGAGGTCCTCACGCACACGCTCGTCGAAGAGGTCTTCGGCATGGCGAACCAGATCACCACCGACCCGGTCTCCGGGAAGCCGATGGTGACTCCGATCGGAAGGCATCATGTCCGCTGA
- a CDS encoding siderophore-interacting protein — protein MSADTRTRSPYILARAEVRAVDRVSPNFVRITFGGVELDDFGTPGDTQDARIKLAFPPATGILPDIDRDTDDWWGAYLAVPEAERGSMRTYSVRDLRVTDAGTEVVVDFVLHLAPGLTGPASLWASTASVGDELWIVGPRRGREDRSGIEYAPGAASRVCLVGDETAAPAIARILEDAPRDLGGVAFIEVPVAEDVLPIDAPAGVEVHWLPRGGAAHGLRLLPTVLDYLGDTGHSEITVQDAEGEDLVWETPVYSGSGEKIAPSAAHADRYFWIAGESGVVTTLRRHLVKDLGIDRSQVAFMGYWRRGVSMRG, from the coding sequence ATGTCCGCTGACACCCGCACCCGCTCCCCGTACATCCTCGCGCGCGCCGAGGTGCGTGCGGTCGACCGGGTGTCGCCGAACTTCGTCCGCATCACCTTCGGCGGCGTCGAGCTGGACGACTTCGGCACGCCGGGGGACACCCAGGACGCGCGCATCAAACTCGCCTTCCCTCCGGCGACGGGCATCCTCCCCGACATCGACCGGGACACCGACGACTGGTGGGGCGCCTACCTCGCCGTCCCGGAGGCCGAGCGCGGCTCCATGCGGACCTACTCCGTCCGCGACCTGCGGGTGACGGATGCCGGCACAGAGGTCGTCGTGGACTTCGTGCTGCACCTGGCTCCAGGGCTCACCGGTCCGGCATCCCTGTGGGCGAGCACGGCGTCCGTCGGGGATGAGCTGTGGATCGTCGGCCCGCGGCGCGGACGCGAGGACCGCAGCGGCATCGAGTACGCGCCGGGCGCCGCGTCCCGCGTGTGCCTCGTCGGTGATGAGACCGCGGCTCCGGCGATCGCCCGCATCCTCGAGGACGCGCCGCGCGACCTGGGCGGGGTGGCCTTCATCGAGGTCCCCGTCGCCGAGGACGTCCTGCCGATCGACGCGCCGGCGGGTGTCGAGGTGCACTGGCTGCCGCGCGGAGGGGCAGCGCACGGCCTCCGGCTGCTCCCCACCGTGCTCGACTACCTCGGCGACACCGGTCACTCCGAGATCACGGTGCAGGATGCCGAGGGCGAGGACCTCGTCTGGGAGACCCCGGTGTACTCGGGCAGCGGCGAGAAGATCGCGCCGTCGGCCGCTCACGCCGACCGTTACTTCTGGATCGCGGGGGAGAGCGGGGTCGTCACGACGCTGCGCCGCCACCTCGTGAAGGACCTCGGCATCGACCGATCGCAGGTCGCGTTCATGGGGTACTGGCGCCGCGGCGTCTCGATGCGCGGCTGA
- the putP gene encoding sodium/proline symporter PutP, with protein sequence MSDQVFIFIALALYFAAMLLIGYLAFRRTTDHEDYMLGGRNLPSWVAALSAGASDMSGWLVMGLPGAIYLSGLIEAWIAVGLTIGAYLNWLLVAPRLRAYTQVSRNSITVPSFFENRLRDSSRLLRILAGVVILVFFTLYISSGMVAGGVFFESSFNSDYLLGMALVAGVTLLYTLFGGFLGASFTDVVQGLMMVIALIVVPVAAVIAVGGFGEVGAYVDELAPNHLSLTGGAALTGGTVLAIVSALAWGLGYFGQPHIIVRFMALRSPREAKTARRIGMSWMIISLVGAVFSGIIGIAYMASRGIDLSNPETVVLVMSQTLLHPFVAGLVLAAVLAAIMSTISSQLIVASSALVEDLFKVVKKEPSPKLLVLLGRLTVLVVGIIAALLAIIPNDTILGLVSFAWAGFGAAFGPIILLSLFWRKLTSWGALAGMFVGAAGVFVWKAVWPEMYELLPGFVTAMIVAVVVSLITHREGSERQNEILQEFSDTGTLLTVNGIGRGARTDRMTP encoded by the coding sequence ATGTCCGATCAGGTGTTCATCTTCATCGCATTGGCGCTGTACTTCGCCGCCATGCTGCTCATCGGGTATCTGGCCTTCCGCCGGACGACCGACCACGAGGACTACATGCTCGGCGGGCGCAATCTGCCCTCCTGGGTGGCGGCGCTCAGCGCCGGCGCATCCGACATGTCCGGCTGGCTCGTCATGGGTCTGCCCGGTGCGATCTACCTCTCCGGTCTCATCGAGGCGTGGATCGCCGTCGGGCTGACGATCGGCGCGTACCTCAACTGGTTGCTCGTGGCGCCGCGCCTGCGCGCATACACGCAGGTCTCGCGCAACTCGATCACCGTCCCGAGCTTCTTCGAGAACCGCCTGCGGGACTCCTCCCGCCTCCTCCGGATCCTCGCCGGTGTCGTGATCCTCGTGTTCTTCACGCTCTACATCTCCAGCGGCATGGTCGCCGGAGGCGTGTTCTTCGAGAGCTCGTTCAACTCCGACTACCTGCTCGGCATGGCCCTCGTGGCCGGCGTCACGCTGCTGTACACGCTGTTCGGCGGGTTCCTCGGCGCGTCCTTCACGGATGTCGTGCAGGGGCTGATGATGGTGATCGCGCTCATCGTCGTGCCGGTGGCCGCCGTGATCGCGGTCGGCGGATTCGGCGAGGTGGGCGCCTACGTCGACGAGCTGGCGCCGAACCACCTGTCGCTCACCGGCGGAGCTGCGCTCACCGGCGGCACGGTGCTGGCGATCGTATCCGCGCTCGCGTGGGGCCTCGGGTACTTCGGGCAGCCGCACATCATCGTGCGGTTCATGGCGCTGCGCAGTCCTCGTGAGGCGAAGACCGCGCGTCGCATCGGCATGAGCTGGATGATCATCTCCCTCGTGGGAGCGGTGTTCTCCGGCATCATCGGCATCGCGTACATGGCGTCGAGGGGCATCGACCTGAGCAACCCCGAGACCGTGGTGCTCGTGATGTCGCAGACGCTGCTGCACCCGTTCGTGGCCGGTCTCGTCCTCGCCGCCGTGCTCGCGGCGATCATGAGCACGATCTCCAGTCAGCTCATCGTCGCATCGTCGGCCCTCGTCGAGGACCTGTTCAAGGTTGTGAAGAAGGAGCCGTCGCCGAAGCTGCTCGTCCTCCTCGGGCGTCTGACGGTGCTCGTCGTCGGCATCATCGCGGCACTCCTCGCGATCATCCCGAACGACACGATCCTCGGTCTCGTCTCGTTCGCGTGGGCGGGGTTCGGCGCCGCGTTCGGCCCCATCATCCTGCTGAGCCTGTTCTGGCGGAAGCTCACCAGCTGGGGCGCGCTGGCCGGCATGTTCGTCGGTGCAGCCGGAGTGTTCGTCTGGAAGGCCGTCTGGCCGGAGATGTACGAGCTGCTGCCCGGATTCGTCACGGCCATGATCGTCGCCGTCGTCGTCAGCCTCATCACGCACCGCGAAGGATCTGAGCGGCAGAACGAGATCCTGCAGGAGTTCAGCGACACCGGCACACTCCTCACGGTCAACGGCATCGGGCGCGGCGCGCGCACCGACCGGATGACCCCGTAG
- a CDS encoding DUF998 domain-containing protein, with protein sequence MGIEERMTRETRAVWATVVCFLLGSAAGTLALWGNPRPVAGGGSVGLPAGIIAGVIAAASFVVSSRGHRRDDHAEMPRWQVRVSTLSAIALTVAFAGVTALGVLLAGEVFGAGLQGAEIPPLGGGIVTGVASAVAGRLTFSAGIDLRTSDLATLLFSYLLIGTLFAMLTAADPRWWETNFSQLGIGAGAWAFNGTLVVSGILVATVGSYIGRDLHRALGDRELTRIARVVALWASAGIALAGIGVVSLEDAVIPHNIIAFAALVLFVAAAAVTTAVMPGPPRPLVIATVLIAAVLVIAVVASILGAYSVTVLEAIVIGLALLWMTTLVRVLAVLAPTVTRPSRRATLLPR encoded by the coding sequence ATGGGCATCGAGGAGCGGATGACGCGCGAGACCAGAGCCGTCTGGGCCACGGTGGTCTGCTTCCTCCTCGGCTCCGCAGCGGGGACCCTCGCGCTCTGGGGGAATCCCCGCCCCGTCGCCGGTGGCGGCTCGGTCGGGCTTCCGGCCGGCATTATCGCCGGGGTGATCGCCGCGGCATCCTTCGTCGTGAGCAGCAGGGGGCACCGACGGGACGATCACGCCGAGATGCCCCGATGGCAGGTCCGCGTCTCGACGCTGTCCGCGATCGCCCTCACCGTCGCGTTCGCCGGCGTGACCGCTCTCGGCGTGCTGCTCGCCGGCGAGGTGTTCGGCGCCGGCCTGCAGGGAGCGGAGATCCCACCGCTGGGTGGCGGCATCGTCACCGGAGTCGCGAGCGCCGTCGCCGGTCGCCTCACCTTCAGCGCCGGCATCGACCTGCGCACGTCCGACCTCGCGACGCTCCTGTTCAGTTACCTGCTCATCGGCACGCTGTTCGCCATGCTCACGGCCGCGGACCCGCGGTGGTGGGAGACGAACTTCTCGCAGCTCGGCATCGGTGCCGGGGCATGGGCCTTCAACGGCACCCTGGTCGTCTCCGGAATCCTCGTCGCCACGGTCGGGTCGTACATCGGCCGCGACCTGCACCGCGCCCTCGGCGATCGGGAACTCACCCGGATCGCCCGGGTCGTGGCGCTCTGGGCTTCCGCGGGGATCGCACTCGCCGGCATCGGCGTGGTGTCGCTCGAAGACGCGGTCATCCCGCACAACATCATCGCCTTCGCCGCCCTCGTCCTCTTCGTCGCGGCGGCTGCCGTCACGACCGCCGTCATGCCTGGCCCGCCCCGTCCCCTCGTGATCGCCACCGTCCTCATCGCCGCGGTCCTCGTCATCGCCGTGGTGGCGAGCATCCTCGGTGCGTACTCCGTGACGGTGCTCGAGGCGATCGTCATCGGTCTCGCCCTACTGTGGATGACGACGCTCGTCCGCGTCCTCGCCGTGCTGGCGCCGACGGTGACCAGGCCCTCGCGGCGCGCGACGCTGCTGCCGCGCTGA
- a CDS encoding TetR/AcrR family transcriptional regulator produces the protein MNSEEARQAVLDAAEELYYAKGYAAVGMDELRSAAGVSLKRLYTLFPSKDDIIRAVLERKHEEWERMVAGGVADAGEDVRARLLAVYRVLERWFGADDFRGCAFMNAFGELGGTSPEIARIVREHKASFQEYMARLVTEAGAPASLAAQLSILAEGAQSTAAISADPAAAAQARAAAEVLIDAATGNLVASPAPA, from the coding sequence ATGAATTCGGAAGAGGCACGGCAGGCGGTCCTCGATGCCGCGGAGGAGCTGTACTACGCCAAGGGATACGCGGCGGTCGGGATGGACGAGCTGCGCTCAGCGGCCGGGGTCTCGCTGAAGCGGCTGTACACGCTCTTCCCGTCCAAGGACGACATCATCCGCGCCGTGCTCGAGCGCAAGCACGAAGAGTGGGAGCGCATGGTCGCCGGCGGCGTCGCCGACGCCGGCGAGGATGTGCGTGCACGCCTGCTGGCGGTCTACCGCGTCCTCGAGCGGTGGTTCGGTGCCGACGACTTCCGCGGCTGCGCCTTCATGAACGCGTTCGGCGAACTGGGGGGCACCTCTCCCGAGATCGCCCGGATCGTGCGGGAGCACAAGGCCTCGTTCCAGGAGTACATGGCGCGTCTGGTGACCGAGGCCGGCGCCCCGGCGTCGCTGGCGGCGCAGCTGTCGATCCTCGCCGAGGGGGCGCAGAGCACGGCCGCGATCTCCGCCGACCCCGCAGCAGCCGCACAGGCCCGCGCTGCGGCCGAGGTCCTCATCGATGCGGCGACCGGCAACCTCGTGGCGAGTCCGGCGCCCGCCTGA
- a CDS encoding ABC transporter substrate-binding protein produces the protein MRTSRLLALGAAAVLTVGLAACSSAPSSTDDSTAGGAPASDGAFPVTIEHVYGETTITEKPERVATVAWANHEVPLALGVVPVGMSKATWGDDDDNGVLPWVEDQLDELGAETPVLFDETDGIDFEAVADTDPDVILASYSGITQEEYDTLSKIAPVVAYPEVAWGTPVETMIEMNSAALGLADEGQELIDQLHADTEAALDEHAALKDAKVLFAYLDPSDLSQIMYYTPVDTRPGFLTSLGLPEPQVLADTESTDFYLTVSAEQADVFEDVDLFITYGDASLIETLQADPLLSKIPAIADGRIAILPDATPLAASANPSPLSIGWGIGDYFALLEAPLLEK, from the coding sequence GTGCGTACCTCCCGACTCCTCGCGCTCGGCGCTGCAGCCGTCCTCACCGTCGGCCTCGCCGCCTGCTCCTCCGCGCCGTCCAGCACCGATGACAGCACGGCCGGCGGCGCCCCGGCATCCGACGGCGCGTTCCCCGTCACGATCGAGCACGTCTACGGCGAGACCACCATCACCGAGAAGCCCGAGCGCGTGGCGACGGTGGCGTGGGCCAATCACGAGGTCCCCCTCGCCCTCGGCGTCGTGCCGGTCGGCATGAGCAAGGCGACCTGGGGCGACGACGACGACAACGGCGTGCTGCCGTGGGTCGAGGACCAGCTCGACGAGCTGGGCGCCGAGACGCCGGTGCTGTTCGACGAGACCGACGGCATCGACTTCGAGGCCGTCGCCGACACGGACCCCGACGTCATCCTCGCCTCCTACTCCGGCATCACGCAGGAGGAGTACGACACGCTCTCCAAGATCGCTCCCGTCGTGGCCTACCCCGAGGTCGCCTGGGGCACCCCCGTCGAGACGATGATCGAGATGAACTCCGCAGCCCTCGGCCTCGCCGACGAGGGGCAGGAGCTGATCGACCAGCTGCACGCCGACACCGAGGCCGCGCTCGACGAGCACGCCGCCCTCAAGGACGCGAAGGTGCTCTTCGCCTACCTCGACCCGAGCGACCTCAGCCAGATCATGTACTACACCCCCGTGGACACCCGTCCCGGATTCCTCACCTCGCTGGGTCTGCCGGAACCCCAGGTGCTCGCCGACACCGAGAGCACCGACTTCTACCTGACCGTGAGCGCGGAGCAGGCCGACGTGTTCGAGGATGTCGACCTCTTCATCACGTACGGCGACGCCTCCCTCATCGAGACGCTGCAGGCCGACCCGCTGCTTTCGAAGATCCCCGCCATCGCCGACGGGCGCATCGCGATCCTCCCCGACGCGACGCCGCTCGCGGCATCCGCCAACCCCTCTCCGCTGTCGATCGGCTGGGGCATCGGCGACTACTTCGCACTGCTCGAGGCTCCGCTGCTCGAGAAGTGA
- a CDS encoding FecCD family ABC transporter permease, whose product MTITTNRTTADTVAAGRRARHRRHAVATIVLGVVLVALAAVALMVGNTFYTPGEVLRVILGETVPGASFTVGELRLPRTVLAILAGFAFGIAGISFQTLLRNPLASPDIIGITQGASAAAVVAIIVLGLSGPAVSLFAVCGALITAMAIYLLSNKGGFAGIRLILIGIGVGAMLQSVVAYVLSRAAQWDIQTAMRWIAGSLNNASWADIAPLALTSLVILPFLFAQVKGLGMLQLGDDSATGLGVRVTRTRVMFIIGAVALLAVATSATGPIAFVAFMSGPIAARITGRGASLLLPSALVGALLVLGSDLVGQFLFEARYPVGVISGVLGAPYLIYLLIRTNRSGGSL is encoded by the coding sequence GTGACGATCACGACCAACCGTACGACGGCCGACACCGTCGCCGCAGGGCGCAGGGCGCGCCACCGCCGCCACGCCGTGGCGACGATCGTGCTCGGCGTCGTGCTCGTCGCCCTCGCCGCGGTCGCCCTCATGGTCGGCAACACGTTCTACACGCCGGGCGAGGTCCTCCGCGTGATCCTCGGCGAGACCGTGCCAGGAGCGTCGTTCACCGTCGGCGAGCTGCGCCTGCCGCGGACGGTGCTCGCGATCCTCGCCGGCTTCGCCTTCGGCATCGCCGGCATCTCCTTCCAGACGCTGCTGCGCAACCCGCTCGCCTCTCCCGACATCATCGGCATCACGCAGGGGGCCAGCGCGGCGGCGGTCGTCGCCATCATCGTGCTCGGGCTCAGCGGGCCCGCCGTGTCGCTGTTCGCGGTGTGCGGCGCACTCATCACCGCGATGGCGATCTATCTGCTGTCGAACAAGGGCGGCTTCGCCGGCATCCGTCTGATCCTCATTGGCATCGGCGTCGGCGCGATGCTGCAGAGCGTCGTGGCGTACGTGCTGTCCAGGGCGGCGCAGTGGGACATCCAGACCGCCATGCGCTGGATCGCCGGCAGCCTCAACAACGCGTCGTGGGCCGACATCGCCCCGCTCGCGCTGACGAGCCTCGTCATCCTGCCGTTCCTGTTCGCCCAGGTGAAGGGCCTCGGGATGCTGCAGCTCGGCGACGACTCGGCCACCGGCCTCGGCGTCCGCGTGACGAGGACCAGGGTGATGTTCATCATCGGCGCCGTCGCCCTGCTCGCCGTCGCCACCTCGGCGACGGGGCCCATCGCGTTCGTCGCCTTCATGTCGGGTCCCATCGCCGCCCGCATCACGGGCCGCGGCGCGAGCCTGCTGCTGCCCTCGGCGCTCGTCGGCGCGCTGCTCGTCCTCGGCAGCGACCTCGTCGGACAGTTCCTGTTCGAGGCGCGCTACCCGGTCGGCGTGATCTCCGGCGTGCTCGGTGCCCCGTACCTCATCTACCTGCTCATCCGCACGAACCGTTCTGGGGGGTCGCTGTGA
- a CDS encoding alpha/beta fold hydrolase, which translates to MGYITVAEENTTPVELYYEDQGAGQPVVLIHGYPLNGHSWERQTRELLANGYRVITYDRRGFGQSSKVGAGYDYDTFAADLNTVLETLDLRDVILVGFSMGTGELARYVSRYGHERVAKLAFLASLEPFLVARDDNPGGVPQDVFDGIAAAAKGDRYAWYTQFYKDFYNLDETLGSRISQEAVTASWNVAISSAPVAAYAVVPAWIEDFREDVKAVRASGKPSLILHGTADNILPIDATARRFHEVFPEADYVEIDGAPHGLLWTHADEVNAALAEFLGK; encoded by the coding sequence ATGGGTTACATCACCGTCGCAGAAGAGAACACCACCCCCGTCGAGCTCTACTACGAGGACCAGGGTGCCGGGCAGCCGGTCGTGCTCATCCACGGCTATCCGCTCAACGGCCACAGCTGGGAGCGCCAGACCAGGGAGCTGCTCGCGAACGGCTACCGCGTCATCACGTACGACCGTCGCGGGTTCGGTCAGTCGTCGAAGGTCGGCGCCGGATACGACTACGACACGTTCGCGGCCGATCTGAACACCGTGCTCGAGACGCTCGACCTGCGCGACGTCATCCTCGTCGGATTCTCGATGGGCACCGGTGAGCTCGCCCGCTACGTGTCGCGCTACGGTCACGAGCGTGTCGCGAAGCTCGCCTTCCTCGCCTCGCTCGAGCCGTTCCTCGTGGCACGCGACGACAACCCCGGCGGCGTCCCGCAGGACGTCTTCGACGGCATCGCCGCCGCGGCGAAGGGCGACCGCTACGCCTGGTACACGCAGTTCTACAAGGACTTCTACAACCTCGACGAGACCCTGGGCTCCCGCATCAGCCAGGAGGCCGTCACGGCGAGCTGGAACGTCGCGATCTCCAGCGCCCCCGTCGCCGCCTACGCGGTCGTCCCGGCATGGATCGAGGACTTCCGTGAAGATGTGAAGGCCGTCCGCGCCAGCGGCAAGCCGAGCCTCATCCTGCACGGCACCGCGGACAACATCCTGCCGATCGACGCCACGGCGCGCCGCTTCCACGAGGTCTTCCCGGAGGCGGACTACGTCGAGATCGACGGCGCTCCGCACGGGCTGCTGTGGACCCACGCCGACGAGGTCAACGCCGCGCTGGCGGAGTTCCTCGGAAAGTGA
- a CDS encoding iron chelate uptake ABC transporter family permease subunit, with translation MTTAATTVTPGAAHLRRPASARTSWLLIGVGVILVLCVLSVSFGVRAVSIADIVAALGGQDETIAQAAIIKRIPRTVLAILVGAALALSGATMQAITRNPIAEPGILGISNGASLAVVIGIAFFGLSDAYGQMLFAICGAAAAAVFVYAVGSLGRGGATPLKLALAGAATTAALASLISAIMLPRVDLLQTFQAWQIGGVGGAEWPRIAITAPALAVGALICVACSRGMNSLALGDDMAAGLGENVFRTRLISGVGSVILAGAATAIAGPIGFVGLIVPHVCRLLIGTDHRWLLPFSAVTGAALLLAADIVGRVISPAQEEIQVGIITALIGAPFFIWIVRRQKVREL, from the coding sequence GTGACCACCGCAGCCACGACCGTCACGCCGGGCGCCGCGCATCTGCGGCGCCCGGCGTCGGCGCGCACGTCGTGGCTGCTCATCGGGGTCGGGGTCATCCTCGTCCTGTGCGTGCTGTCGGTGTCGTTCGGCGTCAGGGCGGTCTCGATCGCCGACATCGTCGCCGCCCTCGGCGGTCAGGACGAGACCATCGCCCAGGCCGCCATCATCAAGCGCATCCCCCGTACCGTCCTCGCGATCCTCGTCGGCGCCGCCCTCGCCCTCTCCGGTGCGACCATGCAGGCGATCACCCGCAACCCGATCGCGGAGCCGGGGATCCTCGGCATCTCCAACGGCGCATCGCTCGCCGTCGTCATCGGCATCGCCTTCTTCGGCCTCTCCGACGCCTACGGCCAGATGCTGTTCGCGATCTGCGGCGCCGCCGCAGCCGCCGTCTTCGTCTACGCCGTCGGCTCGCTCGGCCGCGGTGGGGCGACGCCGCTGAAGCTCGCGCTCGCGGGAGCCGCCACCACGGCCGCACTCGCCTCGCTCATCAGCGCCATCATGCTGCCGCGGGTCGACCTGCTGCAGACGTTCCAGGCGTGGCAGATCGGCGGGGTCGGTGGTGCCGAGTGGCCGCGCATCGCGATCACCGCACCGGCACTCGCGGTGGGCGCACTCATCTGCGTCGCATGCTCGCGCGGCATGAACTCCCTCGCGCTCGGCGACGACATGGCGGCGGGTCTCGGCGAGAACGTCTTCCGCACCCGGCTCATCTCCGGCGTCGGATCGGTCATCCTCGCGGGGGCGGCGACCGCGATCGCCGGGCCCATCGGGTTCGTCGGCCTCATCGTCCCCCACGTCTGCCGCCTGCTGATCGGCACGGATCACCGGTGGCTGCTGCCGTTCTCCGCCGTGACGGGGGCCGCCCTCCTGCTGGCCGCGGACATCGTCGGCCGCGTCATCTCGCCCGCGCAGGAGGAGATCCAGGTCGGCATCATCACCGCGCTCATCGGGGCGCCGTTCTTCATCTGGATCGTCCGCAGGCAGAAGGTGCGCGAGCTGTGA
- a CDS encoding DUF4397 domain-containing protein, with product MRKQLAAGIAVGMISALGLVLPASAATSDDAQLSVLHGIPDTPVDVYVDGELTLDDFQPGDLAGPLDLPAGDYEVALTAPDAADASDPILGPATVSLEAGANYTAVAHLTEAGEPGLNVFTNDTSATAAGEARLTVRHVAAAPAVDILAGGSPVVEGLANPDEATLDLPAGTVSAAVALAGTTDPVLGPVDVDLAEGTLTIAYAWGSAEDGTLDLAVQTIEGLHSNPEGVPSGNAGYLAQRDAAGNMLYLGAAVAAVAAVAGGSVFALRRAKQQR from the coding sequence GTGCGCAAGCAACTCGCCGCCGGCATCGCCGTCGGAATGATCTCAGCCCTCGGTCTGGTCCTGCCGGCATCCGCCGCCACGTCGGACGACGCCCAACTCTCCGTCCTGCACGGAATCCCTGACACCCCGGTCGACGTGTACGTCGACGGCGAGCTCACGCTCGATGACTTCCAGCCCGGCGACCTCGCCGGACCGCTCGACCTCCCCGCCGGCGACTACGAGGTGGCACTCACCGCACCCGACGCCGCTGACGCCAGCGACCCGATCCTCGGCCCGGCGACGGTCAGCCTCGAAGCCGGCGCGAACTACACCGCCGTCGCGCACCTCACCGAGGCCGGCGAACCGGGTCTCAACGTCTTCACCAACGACACGTCCGCCACAGCAGCCGGTGAGGCCCGCCTGACCGTCCGCCACGTCGCCGCGGCCCCGGCCGTCGACATCCTCGCCGGCGGCTCGCCCGTCGTCGAAGGCCTCGCGAACCCGGACGAGGCGACGCTGGACCTCCCGGCCGGCACCGTCTCGGCCGCCGTCGCACTCGCCGGCACGACCGACCCCGTGCTCGGACCGGTGGATGTCGACCTCGCAGAGGGCACGCTGACCATCGCGTACGCGTGGGGCAGCGCGGAGGACGGCACGCTCGACCTCGCCGTCCAGACGATCGAGGGTCTGCACTCGAACCCCGAGGGCGTTCCCTCCGGTAACGCCGGCTACCTCGCGCAGCGGGATGCCGCAGGAAACATGCTGTACCTCGGTGCAGCTGTCGCAGCCGTCGCAGCCGTCGCCGGCGGCAGCGTCTTCGCCCTGCGTCGCGCAAAGCAGCAGCGCTGA